One part of the Arthrobacter sp. EM1 genome encodes these proteins:
- the nrdR gene encoding transcriptional regulator NrdR: MYCPFCRNPDSRVVDSRIADDGSAIRRRRQCPECGRRFTTVETTSLSVIKRSGVGEPFSRSKIINGVRKACQGRPVTEDDLAMLAQEVEETIRAAGAAEIDAHEVGLAILNPLQRLDEVAYLRFASVYQAFESLEDFEAAISLLRHEAESKAREGQSQQKSPL; this comes from the coding sequence ATGTATTGCCCGTTTTGCCGGAACCCTGATTCGCGGGTGGTCGACAGCCGGATAGCCGACGATGGCTCTGCCATCCGCCGCCGCCGGCAGTGCCCCGAGTGCGGCCGGCGTTTTACCACCGTCGAGACCACCAGCCTGAGCGTGATCAAGCGCTCCGGAGTCGGCGAGCCGTTCAGCCGCAGCAAAATCATCAACGGTGTCCGCAAGGCCTGCCAGGGCCGTCCCGTCACCGAGGACGACCTCGCCATGCTGGCCCAGGAAGTCGAGGAGACGATCCGGGCAGCCGGCGCCGCCGAAATCGACGCCCATGAAGTGGGTCTCGCAATCCTCAACCCGCTCCAGCGGCTCGATGAGGTGGCCTACCTGCGCTTCGCAAGTGTCTACCAGGCCTTCGAGTCCCTCGAGGACTTCGAGGCTGCCATTTCGCTGCTCCGCCACGAAGCCGAAAGCAAGGCCCGCGAAGGCCAGAGCCAGCAGAAGAGCCCGCTCTAG